Proteins from a single region of Paenibacillus sp. BIHB 4019:
- a CDS encoding GNAT family N-acetyltransferase, which translates to MSHSYHVVRLAKSDKKSFLSVMGSAFAKDPLFIYIFGDPKLDNRARKSTQAFLSFIFDKTFLLNEEIWGIYKKESLLGAYVIETPHKSKLQQINGGLLLLGRLLPLLTRISRKSLGQLNAYMRVTRTAAPALPHHYLIMIGVKPDAQGTGIGKALLLHVLETALADDYSHGVALDTENDDNVNLYRRFAFALSQELQIGHLPVYCMFYKKGQRA; encoded by the coding sequence ATGAGCCATTCTTACCATGTTGTCAGGCTTGCCAAGTCAGATAAAAAGTCCTTCCTTTCTGTCATGGGCAGCGCCTTTGCAAAAGACCCATTATTTATCTATATTTTTGGTGATCCAAAGCTCGATAATCGAGCAAGAAAAAGCACACAGGCCTTCTTGTCTTTTATATTTGATAAAACCTTCCTTCTAAATGAAGAAATATGGGGGATATACAAAAAAGAAAGCTTGCTTGGCGCATACGTCATTGAGACGCCGCACAAAAGCAAGCTTCAACAAATAAATGGCGGATTGCTGCTCTTAGGAAGGCTGCTTCCTTTATTAACGCGTATATCCCGTAAATCGCTGGGCCAGCTTAATGCCTATATGCGAGTCACCCGCACCGCTGCACCTGCCCTGCCGCATCACTACCTTATTATGATTGGCGTAAAGCCCGATGCTCAAGGTACAGGAATTGGCAAAGCTCTGCTGCTGCATGTATTAGAAACAGCGCTCGCGGACGATTATTCGCATGGCGTAGCTTTGGACACAGAAAACGACGATAATGTAAATTTATATCGCCGGTTTGCCTTTGCATTAAGCCAGGAATTACAAATTGGTCATTTGCCTGTCTATTGCATGTTTTATAAAAAAGGACAGCGAGCCTGA
- a CDS encoding PH domain-containing protein, producing MNNPRRLHKVFIIFTLFQFVKGLLPLIIITLLRKSGFLGLEWYWYAGAVGLIFLALFFGFLEWRTFTYTPEADRIVIRKGVLFKDEKTIYYGRIHSVNVEQPFLQRILGVAELKIETPGGGKKADGILPALTVRDAEQLRQQLLTHQHETVLRAAHQAGDSNRVIRLDKDADTSMHGASAVPIDGAHGISASSEFSGLNHSANGLSELETGARQTFNDQDSAYFRLTNGQLLLAAATSMNLGLALAFIAGIYSFADDFLEKFAPMRIFERLYAESKSLVPGYVVIGIAVAAICALAAAWALSIILYIIKYSGFAVHREGKRISVSYGMLDKKAYLFDPNKVQSVLIEEGIFRQMIGYAQIKLQVVSSDKNEQLMLHPFVPVRELAHVISHFVPQMKLMEVDAHAPKRALLYYMRIELAVALLLCGAAFGFWGTAALWSLMLIPIVYLWRRACHKAAGVRLENGQLTLRRRNFARITYLVRRPQIVAMRVKRSWGQQRKGLVSLGVRTMGNASDYTVAVLDHNDVEPIWNWFSREQRK from the coding sequence ATGAATAATCCACGAAGACTGCACAAAGTATTTATTATTTTTACGCTGTTCCAGTTTGTTAAAGGACTATTGCCGCTTATTATTATAACTCTGCTTAGAAAATCGGGATTTCTTGGGCTGGAGTGGTATTGGTATGCAGGAGCTGTGGGGTTGATTTTTCTTGCTTTGTTTTTTGGCTTTCTAGAATGGCGAACCTTCACCTATACACCGGAAGCAGATCGCATCGTCATTCGAAAAGGCGTATTATTCAAGGATGAGAAGACTATTTATTATGGACGCATACACTCGGTCAATGTGGAGCAGCCGTTCTTGCAGAGGATACTTGGTGTAGCGGAGCTCAAAATTGAAACGCCGGGTGGTGGGAAGAAAGCAGATGGCATATTGCCAGCGCTCACTGTACGCGATGCAGAGCAGCTTCGCCAGCAACTGCTGACCCATCAGCACGAAACGGTATTAAGGGCCGCTCATCAGGCAGGCGATAGCAATCGCGTGATCAGGCTGGATAAAGATGCCGATACCTCAATGCATGGAGCCAGTGCAGTACCGATAGATGGTGCCCATGGCATTTCAGCCAGCAGCGAGTTTAGCGGCTTGAACCATAGCGCGAACGGCCTCTCTGAACTAGAAACAGGAGCAAGGCAAACTTTTAACGATCAAGACAGCGCATATTTTCGCCTGACAAACGGACAGCTGCTGCTGGCAGCAGCCACTTCTATGAATTTAGGTCTTGCGCTTGCCTTTATTGCGGGTATTTATTCTTTTGCTGATGATTTTCTGGAGAAATTTGCTCCAATGCGAATATTTGAAAGGCTGTATGCGGAATCGAAAAGCCTGGTGCCCGGCTATGTCGTCATCGGCATTGCTGTCGCCGCAATTTGCGCATTGGCAGCGGCTTGGGCACTATCCATCATTTTGTACATTATTAAATACAGCGGATTCGCTGTTCATCGCGAAGGTAAGCGAATATCGGTATCATACGGCATGCTGGACAAAAAAGCCTATCTATTTGATCCGAACAAGGTACAATCCGTCCTCATTGAGGAGGGGATTTTCCGGCAAATGATAGGTTATGCCCAAATTAAGCTTCAAGTTGTCTCGTCTGACAAAAACGAACAGCTCATGCTTCATCCTTTTGTGCCAGTAAGGGAGCTGGCCCATGTGATTAGCCATTTTGTGCCTCAGATGAAGCTAATGGAGGTAGATGCCCACGCCCCTAAGCGGGCATTGCTTTATTACATGCGCATCGAGCTTGCTGTCGCTCTTCTCCTCTGCGGTGCCGCATTCGGATTCTGGGGTACAGCCGCCCTGTGGTCGCTGATGCTTATTCCGATTGTTTACTTATGGAGACGGGCTTGCCATAAAGCTGCTGGAGTAAGACTGGAAAACGGTCAATTAACACTGCGCCGGCGTAATTTTGCAAGAATCACCTACCTGGTACGCCGGCCGCAAATTGTCGCCATGAGGGTGAAACGCAGCTGGGGGCAGCAGCGAAAAGGTTTAGTATCTTTAGGCGTGCGTACGATGGGAAATGCGAGTGATTACACTGTAGCTGTTCTTGACCATAACGATGTAGAGCCCATATGGAACTGGTTCAGCAGGGAGCAACGGAAATAA
- a CDS encoding type II secretion system F family protein — protein MTRLYVIGGGVLLFLFLFIMVAVLLILWMERHERLARLAYRQRGRFRHLLEQRLQRMDKLYRPLADLLEALQIKLQPLAFLCLSGLLLLIGLAAGGLFFQTIKGTLLFGFVLGCLPYTVLRALLVQRQMQTQVEFLPAIELFYQCYLVNGGVQVRAALQRTVDERRLLGPMKAVFEQLYRNLSVRGDDEASLRIFVASLGHTWADYFANILRVALAEGVPMADGLKDLLTDMRNARRANEQERNRLLEIRIANFTPVLFLALFIGINMHYNEQNAYYYYVLDAKGRDMLLNALLLIFGSFLMGLWLSRKKM, from the coding sequence TTGACTAGGCTGTATGTAATTGGAGGCGGTGTACTGCTATTTTTGTTCCTGTTTATTATGGTTGCTGTTTTGCTTATCTTGTGGATGGAGAGGCATGAGCGGTTAGCTAGACTAGCCTATCGGCAGCGAGGGCGCTTCCGCCACCTTCTGGAGCAGCGACTGCAGCGGATGGACAAGCTCTATCGTCCGCTTGCCGATTTATTAGAGGCGCTCCAGATCAAGCTGCAGCCATTGGCATTTTTATGCTTGTCGGGCCTGCTGCTGCTGATTGGGCTGGCCGCTGGCGGATTGTTTTTTCAGACGATAAAAGGCACCTTGTTGTTCGGGTTTGTACTGGGCTGCTTGCCATATACAGTGCTGCGAGCGCTGCTCGTCCAGCGTCAAATGCAGACACAGGTCGAATTTTTGCCCGCCATTGAGCTGTTTTATCAGTGTTATTTGGTGAACGGCGGGGTGCAGGTGAGGGCAGCGCTGCAGCGAACGGTTGATGAAAGGAGGCTGCTCGGCCCGATGAAAGCCGTTTTTGAGCAACTATATCGCAATTTGTCTGTCCGTGGTGATGATGAAGCGAGTTTGCGGATTTTTGTTGCATCGCTTGGGCATACGTGGGCGGATTACTTCGCTAATATTTTGCGCGTTGCTCTTGCCGAAGGCGTGCCGATGGCAGATGGCCTCAAAGATTTGCTGACGGATATGCGCAATGCGCGGCGGGCGAATGAACAGGAACGGAATCGGCTGCTGGAAATCCGCATTGCCAATTTTACGCCGGTGCTGTTTTTGGCTTTATTTATTGGCATCAATATGCATTATAACGAGCAGAATGCCTACTATTATTACGTTCTGGACGCGAAGGGCAGAGATATGCTTTTAAATGCGCTGCTGCTCATATTTGGCTCCTTTTTAATGGGACTATGGCTATCTCGAAAAAAAATGTAA
- a CDS encoding TetR/AcrR family transcriptional regulator: MNGFERRKQQKLEQIYSAAFQLFFNFGFQKVSVNEIADKAKVSPATIYNYFKTKEQLYFDMLMDWMDKQLEQYEGILGSDSPFPEKTKEIMLCEAKNLKLLSEDSHQAAFSGQAEFVSLMDRYNERKVVPFFKRFVAMGKQEGYIHSDISEEMMMLYFTMFKNELSRHWEAPDQVGGNMLSLEQLVEFFFYGLSRQGRTP; encoded by the coding sequence ATGAACGGCTTCGAACGAAGGAAACAGCAAAAACTTGAGCAAATATATAGCGCAGCTTTCCAACTTTTTTTTAATTTTGGCTTCCAGAAGGTTAGCGTGAATGAAATTGCAGATAAGGCGAAAGTCTCGCCAGCAACAATTTATAATTATTTTAAAACCAAAGAGCAGCTCTATTTCGATATGCTTATGGACTGGATGGATAAGCAGTTGGAGCAATATGAGGGAATTCTGGGTTCAGATAGTCCTTTCCCTGAGAAGACGAAAGAAATAATGTTATGCGAGGCCAAAAATTTAAAGTTGCTATCCGAAGATTCCCATCAGGCGGCATTTTCTGGGCAAGCTGAATTCGTAAGCTTAATGGACCGGTATAATGAACGGAAGGTCGTGCCTTTTTTTAAGCGTTTTGTTGCGATGGGCAAGCAGGAGGGCTATATTCATTCTGATATTAGCGAAGAGATGATGATGCTTTATTTTACAATGTTTAAAAATGAGCTCAGCCGGCATTGGGAAGCCCCGGATCAAGTAGGTGGAAACATGCTGAGCCTGGAGCAGCTCGTGGAATTTTTTTTCTACGGACTATCCAGACAAGGGCGAACACCATAA
- a CDS encoding PH domain-containing protein, which produces MNRALTQRVDKDYVKLIRIEAAIAAAIGFLIVFGYGILALSKEWTLIPLWIGLGAVAVYSVLDIWVVPSIRYRRFQYELFAEELELQYGLIIIKNVLVPMVRVQHVELESGPLMRKFKLASVAVVTAATIHRIKGLKLEKAEELKRKIGQLAKVDDQHE; this is translated from the coding sequence ATGAATCGGGCTTTAACGCAGAGGGTCGATAAGGATTACGTAAAATTAATCCGAATTGAGGCGGCAATTGCAGCGGCAATTGGTTTCTTAATTGTATTTGGTTATGGGATATTGGCTCTATCGAAAGAGTGGACGCTTATTCCGTTATGGATCGGACTTGGGGCCGTTGCGGTTTATAGCGTGTTGGATATTTGGGTAGTGCCAAGCATTCGCTACCGCCGATTCCAATACGAATTGTTTGCGGAAGAGCTTGAGCTGCAATACGGGCTAATCATTATTAAAAATGTGCTCGTTCCCATGGTTCGTGTCCAGCATGTAGAGCTTGAAAGCGGACCGCTTATGCGAAAGTTTAAGCTGGCGAGCGTAGCAGTTGTAACGGCAGCCACGATTCATCGCATTAAGGGGCTCAAATTGGAGAAAGCCGAGGAGCTGAAACGCAAAATCGGACAGCTTGCGAAAGTGGATGATCAGCATGAATAA
- a CDS encoding flagellar biosynthesis protein FlgA: MNRRRNIWISVLAALLSGALVYGLFQIQQLQLQRQEMVAVVVPKRFIMAGATLLAEDLAYRYVPKAAYDNGMLLDAATAAGMETIVPLGKQEPILGWKIDRFHLLPGSGESTFQIPRDYVRSISNGIRAGDKVVLYLSGEGESAGRLFDQAITVASVKSSGNVEIDNMDDPNLLSLADGDKEKMYASRREANGMIDYINLNLTERQWLAVDGYCKDGSQKLVIAFSPESLNVVDEMKEEQP; this comes from the coding sequence ATGAATAGAAGAAGGAATATTTGGATCAGTGTGCTGGCTGCGCTGTTGTCGGGTGCGCTTGTATACGGCCTGTTCCAGATTCAGCAGCTGCAATTGCAGCGTCAAGAAATGGTTGCTGTCGTCGTGCCCAAGCGTTTTATTATGGCTGGCGCAACTTTGCTGGCAGAGGATCTCGCTTACCGGTATGTACCGAAAGCCGCTTACGACAATGGGATGCTGCTGGATGCTGCCACTGCTGCGGGAATGGAGACGATTGTACCGCTCGGCAAGCAGGAACCGATTCTCGGTTGGAAAATCGACCGCTTTCACCTGCTGCCGGGCAGCGGCGAGTCGACCTTCCAAATTCCGCGCGATTATGTACGCTCCATCTCTAACGGCATTCGCGCAGGGGATAAGGTGGTGCTGTATTTATCCGGTGAAGGAGAAAGTGCCGGGCGCCTGTTTGATCAGGCAATTACAGTAGCGTCGGTCAAATCCTCAGGCAATGTTGAAATTGATAATATGGACGATCCGAATCTGCTCTCCTTAGCGGACGGGGATAAGGAAAAGATGTACGCCTCCCGGCGTGAGGCCAATGGCATGATCGATTACATAAACCTCAATCTGACCGAGAGGCAGTGGCTTGCAGTTGATGGCTATTGCAAGGATGGAAGCCAAAAGCTTGTCATTGCTTTCAGTCCGGAATCGCTCAATGTTGTAGATGAAATGAAGGAGGAGCAGCCTTGA
- the gatC gene encoding Asp-tRNA(Asn)/Glu-tRNA(Gln) amidotransferase subunit GatC, giving the protein MSITIKDVEHVANLARLELSDEEKDKFTEQLNAILKYAEKLNSLDTENVEPTSHVLPITNVTREDVTHESLPIEKVLLNAPDEEDGQIKVPAVLE; this is encoded by the coding sequence ATGAGCATTACGATTAAAGATGTCGAGCATGTTGCGAATTTAGCTCGCCTTGAGCTGTCTGACGAGGAGAAGGATAAATTCACCGAGCAGCTTAATGCGATTTTAAAATATGCGGAAAAGCTGAACTCGCTTGATACGGAAAACGTCGAGCCGACCAGCCATGTGCTGCCGATTACGAATGTGACGCGCGAAGATGTAACGCATGAATCGCTGCCGATTGAGAAGGTGCTGCTCAACGCGCCTGATGAAGAAGACGGCCAGATTAAAGTACCAGCTGTATTGGAATAG
- a CDS encoding ATPase, T2SS/T4P/T4SS family, with translation MKAGDSRFSPFDYSAQLRVGATGSKEGEGEDAHLPDSSHEADFDRLADEMKAFLAAPRGLNDEERRQYNETLNRAVLGFMPEREQIYAVINDRLRRLRIHNQDGDHHPYQTLAEALFAEVIGLNVLELILQHKDGLEEVQVVGTQIYEVRSGEAVMSKHQFASVRDVERIQSNLVLYNNDRFTPRKRWAEVMLSDGSRVTMTGFGFTSKPTLTIRFFTVKSFGLPVLCEPEYATISHAMLAMLQAVLHARFNLIIIGPTNSGKTHFMKALIASLPDEERIITIEGRFEMMLGRDFPAKNIVEYEADEDDPQHQASRAFKLALRQSPQRIVHAEIRDSDANIYVRACTRGHSGSMTTVHANALEDVPETITDMCMLDGRGMNPERLTKRIAEYVVEIGIEMRNIRGRRVVSRLAEIGWADNEVKVRDWAVYDEALEQWQYPQRPSQRAMKKLARGGLFFD, from the coding sequence TTGAAGGCGGGGGACAGCCGGTTTTCTCCTTTTGATTATTCAGCCCAGTTGAGAGTGGGGGCGACTGGAAGCAAGGAAGGAGAGGGCGAAGACGCGCACCTGCCAGATTCGTCACATGAAGCGGATTTTGACAGGCTCGCTGATGAGATGAAAGCTTTTTTGGCAGCGCCGCGTGGGCTGAATGATGAGGAGCGAAGGCAGTATAATGAGACGCTGAATCGTGCTGTTCTTGGGTTTATGCCAGAGCGGGAACAGATTTATGCAGTTATTAATGATCGGCTGCGGCGACTGCGCATTCATAATCAAGATGGTGATCATCATCCCTATCAAACGCTTGCTGAGGCCTTGTTCGCTGAGGTTATTGGGCTGAATGTGCTTGAACTCATTTTGCAGCATAAGGATGGGCTGGAGGAGGTGCAGGTCGTAGGCACGCAAATTTATGAGGTTCGCAGTGGCGAGGCTGTTATGTCGAAGCATCAATTTGCAAGCGTTCGCGATGTTGAGCGTATTCAGAGCAACTTGGTGCTGTATAACAATGATCGGTTTACCCCGCGAAAGCGCTGGGCGGAGGTCATGCTGAGCGACGGCTCGCGCGTCACGATGACGGGATTCGGTTTCACCTCGAAGCCGACGCTGACAATTCGCTTTTTTACAGTTAAAAGCTTTGGCCTGCCTGTACTTTGCGAGCCGGAATACGCAACGATAAGTCATGCGATGCTTGCCATGCTGCAAGCTGTGCTGCATGCGAGATTCAATCTTATTATTATTGGGCCGACGAATTCCGGCAAAACCCATTTCATGAAGGCGCTAATTGCAAGCCTGCCTGATGAGGAGCGGATCATTACCATTGAAGGGCGCTTCGAAATGATGCTCGGAAGAGACTTTCCAGCGAAAAATATCGTCGAATATGAAGCCGACGAGGACGACCCCCAGCACCAGGCCAGCCGGGCGTTTAAATTGGCCCTTAGGCAATCTCCTCAGCGCATCGTGCATGCGGAGATTCGGGACAGCGATGCGAACATTTATGTGAGAGCCTGCACGAGAGGACATTCCGGCAGCATGACAACCGTGCATGCGAATGCGCTGGAGGATGTGCCGGAGACGATCACCGATATGTGCATGCTGGATGGGCGCGGCATGAATCCGGAACGACTGACCAAACGGATAGCCGAATATGTGGTGGAGATTGGAATTGAAATGCGCAACATTAGAGGGCGGCGCGTCGTATCGCGCCTTGCTGAAATAGGCTGGGCGGACAACGAGGTGAAAGTGCGGGATTGGGCCGTTTATGATGAAGCGCTGGAGCAGTGGCAATATCCGCAGAGGCCTTCGCAGCGAGCTATGAAGAAGCTGGCGAGGGGAGGTTTGTTTTTTGACTAG
- a CDS encoding Xaa-Pro peptidase family protein gives MDKTTITRDIPDDLVQERISKLQLEMGKKAIDGMLLTQNIDLYYYTGSMQNGYAFVPAEGAPVFFVKRSLERARLETLVAVEPLGSFRQFGQTLAERFPQLFKAGASATVAVDLDVLPAQTYLKLNQLLQSAGAGELVDGSALIRGQRMIKSPWEIKRIEAAAQAVDEALGEALNVLKEGITELAWIARVEYELRLRGHIGLMRMRGYNQEVATGMVTSGAAAAVPTYFDGPAGGLGLGAASPQSVSRKVIGRNEPILIDVGCCIDGYIIDQTRTAVIGELTEQLAHAYRTSEEMMRAAEKGMVTGTLCSGLYLASLDQAAAAGLSAHYMGYGLDQAKFLGHGIGLEIDEWPVLARGFDLPLAPGMVLAVEPKFTFPGQGVVGVENSYVITDGAPRQLTRTKEQLIVLP, from the coding sequence ATGGATAAGACGACGATAACGAGAGACATACCGGATGACTTGGTTCAGGAGCGCATAAGCAAGCTTCAGTTGGAGATGGGCAAGAAGGCGATTGACGGCATGCTGCTCACGCAAAATATAGATTTGTATTATTACACAGGCTCGATGCAAAATGGTTACGCTTTTGTTCCTGCCGAAGGCGCGCCCGTGTTTTTCGTCAAACGCAGTCTGGAGCGTGCAAGACTGGAAACGCTGGTTGCTGTGGAGCCATTAGGCTCATTCCGACAATTCGGCCAAACGCTTGCGGAGCGTTTTCCGCAATTGTTTAAGGCAGGAGCTTCTGCTACTGTGGCTGTAGATCTTGATGTGCTTCCAGCACAAACGTATTTAAAGCTTAACCAGCTGCTGCAATCGGCAGGTGCAGGCGAACTAGTTGATGGTTCTGCCCTTATCAGAGGACAGCGGATGATTAAATCGCCTTGGGAAATCAAGCGAATTGAAGCAGCGGCGCAGGCTGTGGATGAGGCGTTAGGCGAAGCTTTGAATGTGTTGAAAGAGGGCATTACAGAGCTAGCCTGGATAGCCAGAGTGGAATATGAGCTTCGGCTCCGCGGGCATATCGGCTTGATGCGCATGCGCGGCTACAATCAGGAGGTAGCGACAGGGATGGTGACGTCAGGAGCTGCCGCAGCGGTACCTACTTATTTTGACGGTCCGGCAGGCGGACTTGGTTTAGGGGCTGCTTCTCCGCAAAGCGTCAGCCGCAAAGTTATCGGACGCAATGAACCGATACTCATTGATGTGGGCTGCTGTATTGACGGCTACATTATTGATCAGACGCGTACTGCGGTTATTGGAGAGCTTACAGAGCAGCTTGCTCATGCTTACCGAACTTCGGAGGAAATGATGCGCGCAGCGGAAAAAGGGATGGTTACCGGGACGCTATGCTCAGGACTTTATCTCGCTTCGCTTGATCAAGCGGCCGCTGCGGGGCTTTCTGCGCATTATATGGGGTATGGCCTTGATCAAGCAAAGTTTCTTGGACATGGAATTGGCCTTGAAATAGATGAATGGCCTGTACTGGCCCGCGGCTTCGATCTGCCGCTCGCTCCCGGGATGGTGCTTGCAGTTGAGCCGAAATTTACTTTTCCCGGCCAGGGAGTTGTTGGGGTAGAGAACAGCTATGTCATTACAGATGGAGCTCCTCGCCAGCTTACACGAACGAAAGAGCAGCTAATTGTATTGCCATAG
- a CDS encoding ATPase, with product MLSLGAKVIIISDHFEQNLPIGEYGYIIAYDRNADNVFDYVVRVPAANRNFLLPDEDVELEDVLLQEEVDRIERESLIDFALATHNEELFMRIMRGEEAAPEAEPAAAEGQSQKDFIRQVNLKAWI from the coding sequence ATGCTTAGTTTGGGAGCTAAGGTAATTATTATATCTGATCATTTTGAGCAAAATCTTCCCATAGGGGAATATGGTTATATAATTGCTTACGATCGCAATGCCGACAACGTATTTGACTACGTGGTGCGCGTTCCGGCCGCCAATCGCAATTTTTTGCTGCCGGATGAAGATGTGGAGCTTGAGGATGTGTTGCTTCAAGAAGAGGTTGACCGCATCGAACGCGAATCGCTGATCGACTTTGCGCTGGCTACTCATAATGAAGAGCTGTTTATGCGCATAATGAGAGGCGAGGAGGCTGCCCCGGAAGCGGAGCCAGCTGCTGCTGAAGGCCAAAGCCAGAAGGATTTTATAAGGCAGGTTAATTTGAAAGCTTGGATTTAA